The Salvelinus namaycush isolate Seneca unplaced genomic scaffold, SaNama_1.0 Scaffold2536, whole genome shotgun sequence genome includes the window tgtgagacgcagagtaggtgaacggattatctctgcatgtgtggttcccaccgtgaagcatggaggaggaagtgtgatggtgtgggggtgctttgctagtgacactgtctgtgatttatttagaattcaaggcacacttaaccagcatggttaccacagcattcggcagtgatactccatcccatctggtttggtcttagtggaactatcatttgtttttcaacaggacaatgacccaacacacctccaggctgagtaagagctatttgaccaagaaggagagtgctgcatcagatgacctggcctccacaatcatccgacctcaacccaattgagatgaggatggaccgcagagtgaaggaaaaacagccaacaagtgctcagcatatgtgggaattccttcaagactgttggaaaagcattcttcatgaagctggttgagagaataccaagagtgtgcaaagctgtcatcaaggcaaagggtgactacttttgaagaaactaaaatataaaatatatattgatttgtttaacacttttttggttactacatgatcccatatgtgttatttcatagttttgatgtcttcaatattatagaaatagtaaaaaaaaagaacgaaaaatccttgaatgagtaggcgtgtccaaacatgttattttgtaattaatatgtgtcacataacAGTTTGCTAACAATGTAAACAAATAAATCTTTGAGTTACAGTAATAAAGCCGGATACAAacaacattttcccagaatgctcctgttcaagtgagcccaGCCCAACAAGGTGAGTCCAGAAATGTCTTGTAtgttgctgcataaatgatgtaatgtgccagggagatatgtatactgtagctaagaaaggcaaactaagtgtatgttgtatgataagctgttagtagcccatgttcctcatgtaaccgatgtgaaatggctagctagttagcggtggtgcgcgctaatagcgtttcattcaatcggtgacgtcactcgctttgagaccttgaagtagtggttccccttgctctgcaaagggccgtggcttttgtggagcgatgggtaacgatgcttagtgggtgactgttgttgatgtgtgcagagggtccctggttcgcgcccgggtcggggcgaggggacggactaaagttaaactgttacactcaccctaataatttggtctatttttaCCACTCACCACTATTACTACCGGGGATAACCATTAGCCGGCTGAATAATGCATAGCAGAGATGGGAGTGGGTTTCCTGGGTGAGGCAGAGCCACACACGCTATAGGCTACATGAGCAATGATCCATTTTGAATGTctccttgagagagagagagacagagagagagagagagagagacagagagagagagagagagacagagagagacagagagacagagagagagagagagagagacagagagagagacagagtgagagacagagagagacagagagacagagagagagagagagagacagagagacagagagagagagagagacagagacagagagagagacacagagagagagacagagagagacagagacagagagagagacagagagagagacagagagagagagagacagagagagagcgagacagagagagagagagagagacagacagagagagagagagagacagagagagacagagagacagagagagagagagagacagagagagagacagagagagaaagagagagagagagacagagagagagagagagagagacagagagagagacagagagagacagagagagagagagagagagagagacagagagagagacagagagagagacagagagagagagagagagagagagagacagagagagagagagacagagagagagagagagagagagagagagagagagagagatgatctcACACAATGATCTTTCAGACCAGAAGCGTTTGTCATATTGCAGACTCCTGTTTATTAGAACAGAAAATCAACCAGGGAACTAATCACAAACTCAAATACAAAAATATTATGGGGCTCAAATCCAAACCAATCAATGTATGAATATAGCTTTCCAACCAAACACCATGAGATGGGAGGTGGCTTCAACCAGGCCGCCAGATGCCAACGGGTGTccatctgtccgtccgtctgtctggctggctgtccgTCCGTCTGGCTGTCTATCatctggttgtctgtctgtctgtctggctggctgtccgTCCGTCTGGCTGTCTATCatctggttgtctgtctgtctgtctgtctgtctgtctgtctgtctgtctgtctgtctgtctgtctgtctgtctgtctgtctgtctgtctgtctgtctgtctgtctgtctgtccttctctccgtctgtctgtccttctctccgtctgtctgtctgtctgtctgtctgtctgtctgtctgtctgtctgtctgtctgtctgtctgtctgtctgtctgtctgtctgtctgtctgtccatctggttgtctgtctatccttctctccgtctgtctgtctgcccgtctGGCTGTCTATACatctggttgtctgtctgtccttctctccgtccgtctatctgtctgtctgtccttctatTTGTCCGTCTGTCCTTCTCTCCGTCCGTCTATCTGGCTGTCTGTCCTTCTCTCCGCCCGTCtatctggctgtctgtctggctgtctatccgtctggttgtctgtctgtccttctctccGTCCGTCtatctggctggctgtctgtctgctacAACATGAATGGATGTATCTGTGTGTTCATTCAGTCCCAGGTTTTCTTAGGTAATGTTAAAGCGTAAAAAAATAAAACCCAGACTCCCCGGAGTAATCCAAaaaacatctctccttctcagtcccgctttctttctctctttctctcttgccgTAGTCTGCCGCAGCAGCAGCATGCGCCCTAtgcagaaagagagggacagagagagagacaaagagagagagagagcgagacagagagacaaagagagagagagagagagagacaaagagagagagagagacaaagagagagagagacaaagagagagacagagagagacagagagacagagagacagagagacagagagacagagagagagagacagagagagagagagagagagagagagagagagagagagagagagagagacagagagagacagagagacagagagagagagagagagacagagacagagagacagagagacagagagagagagacagagagacagagagagagagagagagagggagagacagagagacagagagacagagagagagagagcgcagagaatTCCGTTACCCTTAAAAAAAACGAGTGAGTGGAGTCGTGTGCTATGTGGCTTTTAAAGGTACAGGGTGACTTATCAGAGGTGGAGAGGAACCACTCTAACAAGCAAGAGCAGTTGTCAatgtctacatgaaaatggtatTTCCTTCTCTTGGCAGGATGATCACATCTGTCTCCTACAGTGTTAACAGAGTCACAGAGCAGCCATCCCCGGTCTGCATGCAGACAGCCTCCATACACAACAAGtccttcctctctttatctctctctctcttgctgtgtgtgtgtgtgtgtgtgtgtgtgtgtgtgtgtgtgtgtgtgtgtgtgtgtgtgtgtgtgtgtgtgtgtgtgtgtgtgtgtgtgtgtgtgtgtgtgtgtgtgtgtgtgtgtgtgtgtgtgtgtgtgtgtgtgtgtgtgtgtgtgtgtgtgtgtaaagaggaGAGGTTTAGGCTATCATTTTAGTTATAATTCCAAAATCAAATCACTCCTTCCCACCGTTGACCCCTAAAGACAATTCCTTCAGAATTCCGCTGGCGTCCACACGCCTGCGCTCCCAGATCATGTCTTCGAGGCTCCGGAACACCAGCGTGTGTGCGTGTCCACTCCGAGTCCCGGCGCCAAAGTGCACTTTGAGAAAGTACCGCTGGTCCGCCGAGTGCGCCTCGCCTCCCTTCTTAAACTCTCGTTTCCCGAAGCGGCACCAAGCGGCGAAGCTCTCTGAGTTGGTCCAGCAGATCTCCCCGCTGTTCAGGCCGAGGTGCCCGGTTGCGTTCTGCACAACCAGGTTGGCGGGCAGCGGCCGGAACCGGTAACGGCTGTTCACTATCCGTCCATGCCGGCCCTGTCCTATCTCAGTCAGGCTGTCCTTCCGTATCTCCCCCTTATGCAGGTGTATCACCTGGTCGTTGAGCTCGTACACGGCCCAGTGAGGTGCCTGGGACGTGGATACTAGCTCCACAAGGTCCCCTGGCTTGCACATGGAGAGCAAAGTTTTGGCAGAGTACACGTTCAAGTCCTGGTTTTCGCGGAGCTTGGAGAAGATGCATTCCTGGGAGCAGAAGGCGGAGTACTCCAGCTCGCTGACCGCCCCGGGGCTCTCCTGGCTGGCGCAAGGGTaaccgcctcctcctcctcctccgtcgTCCACCTggaatcaaatcaatcaatcaatcaaatggattttcaataaaatcaatcaatcaaatggatTTTTTTAGAGATATCCAACCTAAAAACGCAAAGAGCAGGCAAattaaatcaaagtttgtcaTTAGTGTCGGGTCGTTCGCGAATGAACAGCTCTTT containing:
- the LOC120039103 gene encoding protein LRATD1-like, which codes for FQVDDGGGGGGGYPCASQESPGAVSELEYSAFCSQECIFSKLRENQDLNVYSAKTLLSMCKPGDLVELVSTSQAPHWAVYELNDQVIHLHKGEIRKDSLTEIGQGRHGRIVNSRYRFRPLPANLVVQNATGHLGLNSGEICWTNSESFAAWCRFGKREFKKGGEAHSADQRYFLKVHFGAGTRSGHAHTLVFRSLEDMIWERRRVDASGILKELSLGVNGGKE